CCAAGCCTGGCATCATTGCATCTAGTAAAACTAAATCTGGCAGTTGTTGTTGACAAATATCTAAACAATGTTGTCCATTGCACGCTTCAGTAACCCGATATCCCTCCTTTTTGATAGCTTGATGTAGCACCAATCGCAAAGTTCTTTCATCATCGACAACAAGAATTAAGGGTGGGTTGTAGTGAAACTCGGAATTAATCATTTTGCCTATTGGGATGTTGTAATTGCAAAGCAGCTTCTACCCTTTGATACTCTGTTTCGAGTTGTGAAACTAGAGTAGAAGCACTGACTGTAGTACCAGCATGACCCATTGCTTCTAATTCTTTGCACAGTTTGCCAAAAGCCATAGCACCGATAGTTACACTCAAAGACCTCAGAGAATGAGCAACACTACGAAGCGCCCTGGCATTTTCTGTGCTGACAGCCTGATGAATAGCTACTATTCTCTGTGGCGCATCTGCCAAATAGGTATCAATCAACTCCGCCAAAATTTCAGCATCATCACACACCATATCTTTCAAAGCTTGAAAGGTTTGAGCATCGATAGCAGGAGCCAGGTCTGGGGATGGGGGGATGAGGTGTCGGTTAACAGATTGTTTGTCGCTTTAACAAATTAATGTCGTCCGATTATAAACTGTTGAAATCCAGTTGGCTTAAGGAGTTGTAATTTTTTGAGCATTGCTATTCGCACAAACATTGCGAGTGCTTCAACAACTGAAAACCATATGATGTAAGGTTTTCATGCGCGATGACATTAGTTTGTTAAGACGACAAATAATCCGTTAACCGACAATTGCTATTGATTGAGTGCTTGTACTAATTTTTCAATGTGCCTTGGTTCATGAGTTGCCATTAGAGAAATTCTGATCCGACTTGTTGGGACTGTAGGGGGACGAATGGCTGGGGCAAAAATGCCAGCTTCTTTAAGTTGCTTTCCCACTTGCAGCGCCTGGGCGGGATTTGGCAATTGAAAACATAATATAGGTGATTCTGAGGGTAGCAATTTCAGGTTTGGTAAGTGCTGTTGTAGCAACTTTTTTAAGTAATCTACATTCTGCCACAATTGCACACGCCGTTGTGGTTCTTGCTGGACTATATTGATTGCTGCTAAGGCCGCAGCTGTATCAGCAGGGGACAGTGCAGTTGTGTAAATAAAACTGGCTGCACGATTTTGCAAAAAGTCAATTAAGGAGGCACTTCCCGCCACGTATCCGCCTAAACTACCCAAGGCTTTACTCAAAGTGCCAATTTGAATTAACTGCCTTCCTGTACAGCCAAAATGTTCAACACATCCTGCACCAGTTTTGCCTAGTACTCCGGTGGCATGAGCTTCATCAACAACCAGCATACAACTAAACTCATCAGCTAGATCCAGCAGTGCTGATAAAGGACACAAATCGCCATCCATGCTGAAGACGCTATCAGTCACAATCAAACAACGTCGGTAATTTTGCCGCTGTTGAATTAACTGAATTTTGAGTGCTGCAACATCACAATGGGTATATTCAATCACTTTTGCACCGCTGAGAATTGCCCCATTTTTGAGACTAGAGTGGTTGTACTGGTCAGATAAAATTAAATCGCGTTTACCCACTAAGGCGGTAATTGCACCCAAATTTGCTAGATACCCAGAACTAAATACCACCGCGTCTTCTGTTTGCTTGGTAGATGCGATCGCTCTTTCTAAATCCCTGTGTAATTCTCGATGCCCACTGAGTAATCTAGAACCAGTACTACCAGTGCCAAATTCTTGAATAGCAGCGATCGCCGCCTTCATCAAGCGTTCATCCCCAGCCAAACCCAAATAATCATTGCTGGCAAAATTAATTACCTCTTGTCCCGCCAAAAGTACCGTTGCACCAGACCTACCGTGAATCGCTTGTACTGAACGATACCAGTCTGCCCGATGAATGGTTGTCAGAGATGCTTCTATCCAGGCATAAGGGTGAGTGGGCATGGGTGGATGGGGGATGGGGAGCAGGGGGGCAGGGGGGCAGGGGAGCAGGGGAGCAGGGGGGCAGGGGAGCAGGGGGGCAGGGGTGCAGGGGAGATGAAGGGAATAACCACTGACAACTGACAACTGACAACTGACAACTGACAACTGACAACTGACTACTGACCAACTTGTTCGCTGCTAAGATGAGCGATCGCTTGTTTTATCCAATCTTCCACATAGGCATCTTTGGGTAGTCCGATTTCTTCACTGACCACATGTAAGGCATGGCTCACTTCATGGGCAGTATATCCTAAAGCGAAGAGGGTCATTTGCACTTCTTCGAGAATTCCAGGTGCAGGGCCTCCTGTGGCGACGAAGAAGCCTGCTGATTTGCGCCACTCAATCAATTTGCTTTTCAATTCTAAACAGATGCGTTCTGCGGTTTTCTTGCCGATTCCTGGGGCTTGAATTAAAACTTGGGTATTGGCAGCAATAATTGCTTGGACTAAATCTGGTAGTTCCAAAGTGTCCAATAAAGCGATCGCGCTTGCTGCACCAACACCGCTAACAGTCAACAAGTGGCGAAATAAATCACGTTCTGCTGGCGAAGCAAAGCCATATAGTAACGGCACTTCGTCACGAATTTGGAAATGGGTAAAAATTTGCGCTACTCCCCCTGACTCTGGCAACTGCTGTGCCAACCGTTGAGGGACTTGTAAATCATACCCCAAACCATTCACTTCTAGAGTTAGAAAAACGCGATTACCGCTAATTGTTTGGATACCAGCGACGATTCCTTTGAGATAGCTAATCATTCTAAGAAACCAAAATATATTAATCCTTCAAGAATTCCACCTGCACAAAAATTTTGTGCTGGTTAACGATGGTAGGCGGGATACTCGTTGTGCCACTGGAGTAACTCTTTTCGGGCATTCCCGACTATGATTTTGCGTTCGTTGTCTACAGCACACAAAGCAATATCATTGCCCGAATTACCGCACACAACTGTTTGTTCTGCTGCAAATTTCCACTTTTGGTGTAGAAATTGCATTGCTTGACCTTTATCGCTGGTGCGGGGTACAATGTCAAGGTCTATACCGCTACTATAGATTAACTTTATATTTACTTCACATTTTGGCAAGTGGGTTGAGCGCAAATTTACCTAATGAGGCGCTGTCATACGTTCAAGCCTGTTGTTACTTTGAAATTGCGATCGCATCCATTGGTAAGCTACAAAGTTCAATAGCAAGCCAATCAGAAACAAAAGCACCATCAAGGCGATTTGATACCAAATAACTTGGGGTAACAGCCAGTCTGCCACAAGATGAATTAAATTCATCACACTATAAAACACAGTCAAGCCAAAATGAATCACTCTATAGCGTCGAGAATCAGTAAAGGCAGTGGCAATGATTGCCAGCATCGGCAGCACAAAAAAGCCCAACATCAACCACATAATTGTAGAAATATCACTCATTGATGTAGCTTTTTGTGATTCAAGAACGCTTAAGCCGTGAAAAAGTGGCATCAAACCAAGTAAAGTATGAAACAGTATTCCAAGTAAAAATACTGTCCACAAAGCAATAATTTTTTCCTGATTATTAACTGCCATATTCTGATACCAAGTTGTATTTAAGGATAGTAGCTTCAGGAGTTGACTGATAACTGTTGACTATTAGACCTCTTGCAAAAGTCGTTCTTTGCGATCTTTTCTTTGCGCCTTTGCGCGGCAGTCGCTTCAAGTCGGCAAAGCCGCCCAACGCGCTGCCTTGCCTTTGCGTGAGACAAAAAAAGATTTATGTAAGAAGTCCATTGACCATTGACCATTGACTATTGACTATTGACCATTGACTATTGACCATTGACCATTGACTATTGACCATTGACTATTGACCATTGACCATTGACTGTTGTCTAAAAACTTCGTTTAACTTGGCTTGTATGTCTGCCCATTTGATGCCTTTGAGGCTGGGCAGAACAACATGAGCAGCTCCCACGCGCTCAACTGGGCCGAGTCCTATTGCCCACATGCCACCTGCTAGGGCTGCCTCAATACCTGCGGCTGCATCTTCAATGACTACACTTTGTTTTGGTTCGATTCCTAGTTGGTGGGCGGCGTGTAAAAATAAGTCTGGTGCTGGTTTAGGTTGCTGTACGCTGTAACCGTCTGAGATTGCATCTACTTTATCAGCAATACCCAGTTTCTCTACAACTGTACGGGCGTTTTTACTGCCTGAGCCTATGGCTGTCTTAATTCGCGCTTGCTTTAATTCATCTAACAGCGCGATCGCTCCTGGTAACAAATCTTTACAAGAGATGGTTTGGATGAGTTCTAAATAGTAGCGGTTTTTACGCTCCATCATTTCCTGGATTTGTGCTTCTGAATACTTTCTCTCACCAATAATCAGCATTAGCGAAGCGCGACGAGATACCCCTCGCAGCGCCTCGTTAGCCTGGCGATTAAAGGGTATACCTTCTTCATCTGCGAGCTTTTGCCAAGCTAAGTAGTGATATTCTGCTGTATCTGTCAATACACCATCTAAATCAAAAATAATTCCTCGGATGTCGAGTTTGGGAGGGGATGAGGGGGGTGGAGGGGATGAGGGAGATGAGGGGGGTGGGGGGGATGAGGGAGGTGGAGGGGATGAGGGAGGTGGGGGAGATGAGGGGGATGGGGGAGATGAGGGGGATGGGGGAGATGAGGCAAATGAGAGAATCTCTTTGCTGCTTTGTTGTTGGTTGACCTGTTGGGGACGCAGATCAAACTCGTACCAGTGACCGCGCCAATGTAGTTTAAACTTCAGGCGTGTCCAGCCAGGAGGCAGGTGGGGATTAGCTACAGGTCTATGTTCTCTCAGTTGAATCCCAGCAAACCCAAAAACCACAGCTTGCCAAACACCACCAGCACTGGCTCCGTGAATGCCTTCGTGGGTGTTACCTCGTCTATCTTCGAGATCCACCATTGCTGCTTGCATAAACAGTTGATAAGCTTCTGCTGTTTTGCCCAAATCTGAGGCTAAAATGGCATGAATTGCTGGGCCAAGGGATGAACCATAGGTAATATCTGTACGGGGTGCGTAGTAGTCCCAATTTACTTGTAATGCTTTTTGATTGTAGGGAAAATCTGCTGATTGCCTCATTAAATAAAGCAGCATTAAGGCATCTGGCTGCTTGATTACCTGGCGCTTGTTGACTGCTTCGATGCCTAAGATGGCTTGCATCGATTTTTGGCGTGGTTCATAATCTGCCAAGTTGATATCTTCTAATTGGAAAAATCCCTCGAATTGTTCTATGAGTCCGGTTGAAGAATCGTAAAGAATCCAAAGTTTAGCGATGATATCTTGCCAATGCGATCGCATTTGTGAGGTGAGTTGCAGTTTTTTCTCTAGTTCGCCAGCTCGTTCGGGATAGTTGTGATGCAGCCAATCATCCACAATCAGGGCTTTCTCTAAATGCCATTGCACCATGCGGTTGGTAAAGGTGTTGTTGTGTACAAATTCGTGGTATTCATCTGCTCCAATCACACCACGAATTTGATAACGTTCAACTTGAGGATTAAACTCGACTCGGCTAGCCCAAAAGATGGCAGTATCTAAGATGATCTCTACGCCAAAATCCCGCATCCACTCATCGTCACCAGTTGCTTGCCAATAATTCCAAACTGCGTAGGCAATATCTGCACTGTTGTGAATTTCGCGATCGCGACACCAAATCCGCACATCTTCACCATAATAATCATTAGGTAGTGACCAACGTGGTGTCACCTCATCACCTGTATCAGCAGTTTCCCAAGCAATCATCGCTCCTTGACATCCATAATGAGATGCCTTGCGCCGGGAACCATTCAAAGTGTGGTAGCGGTAACTAACTAAATTGCGAGCGATCGCTGGTTGGGTGAAAATAAAAAAGGGTAGGATAAAAATTTCTGTATCCCAAAAGATATGACCCCGATAGCCAAAACCTGAAAGGGTTTTAGCGGGAATACTCACCTTGTGATCATTCCTAGAACCAGCGATGATTAACTCAAACAAGTTATAGCGGACAGCAAAAGCAGCTGTGCTATCCCCCTCAATCAAAATGTCGCTTTTTTGCCAAACTTCATCCCAAGCTTGTTTATTAGCTTTGAGTAGTGTTGTGTAGTCGCTGAGGTGGGCGAGTTTTTCTTGGGTTGCTAGAACTGGTTGATCAATCTCCCGCGATGTAAAAACTGTCACCAGCTTTTCTACGATCACAGTTTGTTGTGATGAAGCGAGGAAGGTTGCACTTAAGGTAGGATAGCCGGGTGCGGTGTTAACTTGCAACGATGCCTCAGTTCCTGATATTGTCATCTTAGCCGCCATGCCAACCTCAATTCGGGAGGTACGGGTGCGGCTGTGTAACCAAATTCCTGCTTCAGTCTTACCTTGGTCTAAATTTTCCCAGTGATTGAAACCCTGATTTTCAGGATAGCCGTTGATGCTAGCCTGAATTTCAATCAAGCCATCAAAATCTAAAGGCGTTAACTGACAGCGTTGTGCCAATACATGCTTGTCGGCTAGACTGGCGAAGCGTTCAAAATGAATGTCTATGGTTTTCCCACTCGGACTACGCCAACGCAAAGAACGGCTGAGAATGCCCTGACGTAGGTCAAGCTGTCGGTGATATTCTAATATCTCACCTTGATCGAGGCGGAAGCGATCGCCATTGATGATCACTACCAATGGTAGCCAGTCGGGACAATTGGCTAGTTCTGTGTATACTACGGGAACATCATCATAGACTCCGTGGATGAAAGTGGCTGGTAAGGCACGAATATAGCCTTCTTCAAAACTACCCCGTGTTCCCAAATAACCGTTGCCGATTGTAAAGATTGTTTCTCTGGAATGCAACTGATCAGGGTTCAACTCGGTTTCAATTAATATCCAGTCTTTATAAATAAAATGGGGCATTGGGAATTGGTAATTGGTAATTGGGAATTGGTAATTGGTAATTGGTAATTGGTAATTGGTAATTGGTGATTGGGAATTGGGAATTGGGAATTGGGAATTGGTAATTGGGAATTGGGAATTGGGAATTGGGGATTGGGAATTGGTAATTGGGGATTGGGGATTGGTAATTGGTAATTGGTAATTGGGAATTGGGAATTGGGAATTGGGAATTGGGAATTGGGAATTGGGAATTGGGAATTGGGAATTGGGAATTGGGAATTGGGAATTGGGAATTGGGAATTGGGAATTGGGGATTGGGGATTGGTAATTGGTAATTGGTAATTGGGAATTGGTAATTGGGAATTGGGAATTGGGAATTGGGAATTGGGAATTGGGAATTGGTAATTGGTAATTGGGAATTGGGAATTGGGAATTGGGAATTGGTAATTGGGAATTGGGAATTGGGAATTGGGAATTGGGAATTGGGAATTGGGAATTGGGAATTGGGAATTGGGAATTGGGAATTGGGAATTGGGATTGGGATTGGTAATTGGTAATTGGTAATTGGGAATTGGTAATTGGGAATTGGGAATTGGGAATTGGGAATTGGGAATTGGGAATTGGTAATTGGTAATTGGGAATTGGGAATTGGGAATTGGTAATTGGGAATTGGGAATTGGGAATTGGGAATTGGGAATTGGGAATTGGGAATTGGGAATTGGGAATTGGGAATTGGGAATTGGGAATTGGGAATTGGTAATTGGTAATTGGTAATTGGTAATTGGAAGATGGATAGAATTACCGCTGATTCTGAACTCCTAACTCTTAACTCCTAACTCCCGGAGCGAAGTGATCCATATGCTTTTCTAAAATTTTTTCTGCTCTCGCTTTAAAAACTAGATGAAATATAGTTTCCATATAACGATCCCTGGCTTCATTATTCTCTGGAGCAATAAAGTTCCAAAAACTGAATATTTTCGCTAGTGATAATAGTTTACTGGTATGATTTTGCCAATTGTATCTGTTACGAATCCGCTCAATAAAATTATCTGAAACTTGATTCCAATATTCAGGTTGAGTATCGCATTGCTCAATAAACGTCAAAATTTTCTTAGCTGTTCCTTCTAAGTCTGTAGGGTTAATAATAAATCCATTATCTATTTCATCAAAAATTTCTAAAGCTCCACCAAATTTAGTAGCAAAACTTGGTAAACCGGAAATCATTGCTTCTATAATGCTGCGTCCAAAGGATTCAAAACGGGCAAAATGAACATAAATTCCTCTGCGATCGCTAACTATTCGGTAGGCTTCACCGATAGTCATACTAGGAAGACGCATCCCTATCCAACGAATTTTACCGTGTAGATGATACTGATTAATAATGTCATTAAGTTTTTGAATTTCTTCTGCTTCTTCTGGAATTGTAGCTTCATCTGAATGCAATTTAGTAGTGACAATAATTAGGTTACAATATTTTTGTAAATCATAACTTTCACCAAAGCATTTAGCTAAACCTGTGAGATTTTTAATTGATGTGATAGTAGCAATACTCAGAATCGGTCGCTTTTGCGGCTGTTCTAAGTGTCCAACAATTTGGGGAGACTCACAATCAAATAGTAAGTCTTCAACTTGGGCGCTGAGGCTGGGATTACGGTTTTCTTTTTGGGTGTAGGGAAAGAAGATATTCTCGCTAACTCCCGGTGGCACTTTGTTGAACTTAGGACTAAATAAATCTATCCCATCAACTACATGATATAGATGGGGCATAGTAAAACACTTATAGGACTCGTATTGGCCCATACTGTCTGGTGTACCGACAATTTCCTCGCAGGACGAAGTGATGATAAAGTCGGCGGCATTCATGCTGATTAAATCGGCTGTAAACTGTGCTGAAAAATGGTATTTTTCTTCTAAATCTTGCCAATATAAATTGCTAAATAAGTATTTAGGTTTTTCCAGGGAATGGGCAATGTTGCACTGGGTAACTTGGAGACTGCGGGATAAAAGAGAGGCTACTAAGTTGCCATCACTATAGTTACCAATAATTAGATTGGGATATCCCTGAAATTGACCTAAAAGTTGCTTTTCTGCGTCTTCAGCAAATGTTTCTAAATAGGGCCAAATCTCAAATTTAGAAATCCAATTATTGGTGATTTCAGGATTAAATTCCCGGAAAGGAACGCGCAATATCCAAGCATTTTCGGTATCTCGGACTTTTTCGAGACGTAGGTTGCAGTCTGTTCCCTCACAGTTAGGGATTAGCCTAGTGAGAATAATTATATGGGGTTGAATTCCCAGCACGTCAAGACCAGCGAGTTTGATTTCTTGTTGCAGTTTGTTTTCTAAGCTGCGAGTTTGTTCCAGAACATAAATAACTTGACCGAGTGTTTCATCTCGTCCTAACACATGTTCTTGAGCAACCCAACCATGTATGGAGATGAGGACGACCCGA
Above is a window of Nostoc sp. UHCC 0702 DNA encoding:
- a CDS encoding Hpt domain-containing protein, whose amino-acid sequence is MKDMVCDDAEILAELIDTYLADAPQRIVAIHQAVSTENARALRSVAHSLRSLSVTIGAMAFGKLCKELEAMGHAGTTVSASTLVSQLETEYQRVEAALQLQHPNRQND
- the ruvA gene encoding Holliday junction branch migration protein RuvA → MISYLKGIVAGIQTISGNRVFLTLEVNGLGYDLQVPQRLAQQLPESGGVAQIFTHFQIRDEVPLLYGFASPAERDLFRHLLTVSGVGAASAIALLDTLELPDLVQAIIAANTQVLIQAPGIGKKTAERICLELKSKLIEWRKSAGFFVATGGPAPGILEEVQMTLFALGYTAHEVSHALHVVSEEIGLPKDAYVEDWIKQAIAHLSSEQVGQ
- a CDS encoding sucrose synthase, translating into MYELLEAVLDSDEKTALHQLILTLKSASSKCFFLRNEILQTFADYCQQSQKPSYFYHSSSVGKLIYYTHEMILEEESTWFVVRPKIANQQVWRLISDLTKFEEMTPQAYLDVSDRLVNCYQPHILEIDLKPFYEDAPKLCDSRNIGQGLAYLNRYLSDKLLTEPQYWLEVMFQALHQLNYNGIPLLISDRITSGQQLAKQVQQALNFLASQPPEEPYDKFRFHLQELGFEPGWGNTAARVRESLYLLDRLIDTPQPAILEAFVDRVPAVFRVVLISIHGWVAQEHVLGRDETLGQVIYVLEQTRSLENKLQQEIKLAGLDVLGIQPHIIILTRLIPNCEGTDCNLRLEKVRDTENAWILRVPFREFNPEITNNWISKFEIWPYLETFAEDAEKQLLGQFQGYPNLIIGNYSDGNLVASLLSRSLQVTQCNIAHSLEKPKYLFSNLYWQDLEEKYHFSAQFTADLISMNAADFIITSSCEEIVGTPDSMGQYESYKCFTMPHLYHVVDGIDLFSPKFNKVPPGVSENIFFPYTQKENRNPSLSAQVEDLLFDCESPQIVGHLEQPQKRPILSIATITSIKNLTGLAKCFGESYDLQKYCNLIIVTTKLHSDEATIPEEAEEIQKLNDIINQYHLHGKIRWIGMRLPSMTIGEAYRIVSDRRGIYVHFARFESFGRSIIEAMISGLPSFATKFGGALEIFDEIDNGFIINPTDLEGTAKKILTFIEQCDTQPEYWNQVSDNFIERIRNRYNWQNHTSKLLSLAKIFSFWNFIAPENNEARDRYMETIFHLVFKARAEKILEKHMDHFAPGVRS
- the bioF gene encoding 8-amino-7-oxononanoate synthase; this translates as MPTHPYAWIEASLTTIHRADWYRSVQAIHGRSGATVLLAGQEVINFASNDYLGLAGDERLMKAAIAAIQEFGTGSTGSRLLSGHRELHRDLERAIASTKQTEDAVVFSSGYLANLGAITALVGKRDLILSDQYNHSSLKNGAILSGAKVIEYTHCDVAALKIQLIQQRQNYRRCLIVTDSVFSMDGDLCPLSALLDLADEFSCMLVVDEAHATGVLGKTGAGCVEHFGCTGRQLIQIGTLSKALGSLGGYVAGSASLIDFLQNRAASFIYTTALSPADTAAALAAINIVQQEPQRRVQLWQNVDYLKKLLQQHLPNLKLLPSESPILCFQLPNPAQALQVGKQLKEAGIFAPAIRPPTVPTSRIRISLMATHEPRHIEKLVQALNQ
- the pgmB gene encoding beta-phosphoglucomutase; its protein translation is MPHFIYKDWILIETELNPDQLHSRETIFTIGNGYLGTRGSFEEGYIRALPATFIHGVYDDVPVVYTELANCPDWLPLVVIINGDRFRLDQGEILEYHRQLDLRQGILSRSLRWRSPSGKTIDIHFERFASLADKHVLAQRCQLTPLDFDGLIEIQASINGYPENQGFNHWENLDQGKTEAGIWLHSRTRTSRIEVGMAAKMTISGTEASLQVNTAPGYPTLSATFLASSQQTVIVEKLVTVFTSREIDQPVLATQEKLAHLSDYTTLLKANKQAWDEVWQKSDILIEGDSTAAFAVRYNLFELIIAGSRNDHKVSIPAKTLSGFGYRGHIFWDTEIFILPFFIFTQPAIARNLVSYRYHTLNGSRRKASHYGCQGAMIAWETADTGDEVTPRWSLPNDYYGEDVRIWCRDREIHNSADIAYAVWNYWQATGDDEWMRDFGVEIILDTAIFWASRVEFNPQVERYQIRGVIGADEYHEFVHNNTFTNRMVQWHLEKALIVDDWLHHNYPERAGELEKKLQLTSQMRSHWQDIIAKLWILYDSSTGLIEQFEGFFQLEDINLADYEPRQKSMQAILGIEAVNKRQVIKQPDALMLLYLMRQSADFPYNQKALQVNWDYYAPRTDITYGSSLGPAIHAILASDLGKTAEAYQLFMQAAMVDLEDRRGNTHEGIHGASAGGVWQAVVFGFAGIQLREHRPVANPHLPPGWTRLKFKLHWRGHWYEFDLRPQQVNQQQSSKEILSFASSPPSPSSPPSPSSPPPPSSPPPPSSPPPPSSPSSPPPPSSPPKLDIRGIIFDLDGVLTDTAEYHYLAWQKLADEEGIPFNRQANEALRGVSRRASLMLIIGERKYSEAQIQEMMERKNRYYLELIQTISCKDLLPGAIALLDELKQARIKTAIGSGSKNARTVVEKLGIADKVDAISDGYSVQQPKPAPDLFLHAAHQLGIEPKQSVVIEDAAAGIEAALAGGMWAIGLGPVERVGAAHVVLPSLKGIKWADIQAKLNEVFRQQSMVNGQ